Proteins found in one Aquibium microcysteis genomic segment:
- a CDS encoding DUF2157 domain-containing protein — protein MANHRARLKKEIDGWLAAGLIDAATAGRLHADVEARAGSRFGFASVLAAFAALLFGAAILLFVAANWEAMPRLVRVGLILLLILLGYGFGAVARLRGQARLAEAGHLVGIAAFGAGMALVGQMYHLSGDEAQALLVWCGASALSAVLLRSSVLTAAAVALATAWMWSEGFDFWRGGAAPVVSLPILAALWVLSLWTRSALSRHLILLSLSSYVVLAFVGDDALFAPALLAAGSATLFVVAIRLGAEAGRVFGMEGVPVHAMLAFGLAMVLLHLTFGDGAGLAVVALLSFAASIGALVLSRGDDRAVRWLAYLGFGVELCLVYVLTIGTMLGTAGFLLASGLLLAVMAFVVLRFERRFRISSQAQEKTP, from the coding sequence ATGGCGAACCACCGGGCGCGCCTGAAGAAGGAAATCGACGGCTGGCTGGCGGCCGGATTGATCGATGCTGCGACCGCGGGGCGCCTCCATGCTGACGTCGAGGCGCGGGCCGGCAGCCGCTTCGGCTTCGCATCCGTGCTCGCGGCCTTCGCCGCGCTCCTGTTCGGTGCCGCGATCCTGCTCTTCGTGGCCGCCAACTGGGAGGCCATGCCGCGCCTCGTCAGGGTCGGCCTGATCCTGCTCCTCATCCTCCTCGGCTATGGCTTCGGGGCAGTTGCCAGACTGCGCGGGCAGGCCCGGCTCGCCGAGGCCGGCCATCTCGTCGGCATCGCCGCCTTCGGCGCCGGCATGGCGCTCGTCGGGCAGATGTACCACCTGTCGGGCGACGAAGCGCAGGCGCTGCTGGTGTGGTGCGGCGCGTCGGCGCTGTCCGCCGTGCTGCTGCGTTCTTCGGTGCTGACGGCGGCGGCCGTCGCGCTCGCCACCGCCTGGATGTGGAGCGAAGGGTTCGACTTCTGGCGCGGCGGGGCTGCGCCGGTGGTGTCCCTGCCGATCCTCGCTGCGCTGTGGGTGCTGTCGCTGTGGACACGGTCCGCGCTGTCGCGACACCTCATCCTCCTGTCGCTCTCGTCCTACGTGGTTCTCGCGTTCGTCGGGGACGACGCGCTCTTCGCGCCGGCCCTCCTGGCGGCGGGTTCAGCCACGCTCTTCGTGGTGGCGATCCGTCTCGGGGCGGAGGCCGGGCGGGTCTTCGGGATGGAAGGCGTGCCGGTCCACGCCATGCTGGCCTTCGGGCTCGCCATGGTGCTCCTGCATCTGACCTTCGGCGACGGCGCCGGGCTCGCGGTCGTCGCGCTCCTGTCGTTTGCCGCGAGCATCGGCGCGCTGGTGCTGTCGCGCGGCGACGACCGTGCCGTGCGATGGCTCGCCTATCTCGGCTTCGGCGTCGAACTCTGCCTCGTCTACGTCCTGACCATCGGCACCATGCTCGGCACGGCAGGCTTCCTGCTGGCGTCCGGCCTGCTTCTGGCCGTCATGGCCTTCGTCGTCCTGCGCTTCGAGCGCCGCTTCAGGATTTCCTCACAAGCACAGGAGAAGACTCCATGA
- a CDS encoding DNA-directed RNA polymerase: protein MMEVQAELEARMASLGIERFRRQALETRQAGQATNNRSMQLVLDAVIVPTTSAILKFRDDAGAQRAGRRHTAARFFAGIEAEALAFIAAKLLLDGIAQAQNVTRLAVRIGSTVEMEQRLDAFSKHDAKNYKGTTKWLDGQTDHLEHRRKTLMRMLAEHGDNWDCWTDRDRLLVGLKLIELVCQSSGLFEVHTNSRKKRVETTIEPTQRFRDWLASLDTQFELMAPEFLPCVVPPKDWTGLSAGGYLTNTFVHPLPLVKTRHKAHRDALKKADLSFVMEQVNVVQRTAWAVNDRVLEVAKALMGTGSEVAGLPPMSDRPIPSKPADIDTNEEARLAWRKAAAPIYRFNRTIVSKRLLSLKAVGIAEEFAKYPAIYFPHQLDFRGRAYAVPQVLNPQGSDLAKGLLQFAEGDPLTYPEQDEWFLIHGANSFGVDKVSFIERIEWTYDNAAHIMQAAQSPLDYLWWAEADSPFVFLAWCFEYLAWTQAKITGEGFRTRIPIAMDGSCNGLQHYSAMLRDPVAGAAVNLVPSEKPQDIYKEVADRVMDNLHHIAMSEHRTDAGYATEEDRNEWALANQWGAFGIDRKLTKRPVMVLPYGGTQRSCFQYVQEAVEARILSGQDNPFGDELPAAVQWLAARVWEAIGEVVLSARLAMGWLQDVARVVTKEGLPIQWTAPSGFVVVQAYPELTSQRIDTTLLGSRFAPRLNNENPDVLDRRRQVNGIAPNFVHSLDAAALILTVAKAHGRGITKFAMIHDSYGTTAHHAPALAQAIRQTFLEMYEPADTLDKFKEEVVPAHLADRVPSSPMVGGLDLSAVLRSAYFFA, encoded by the coding sequence ATGATGGAAGTGCAGGCCGAGCTGGAGGCGCGAATGGCGTCCCTCGGCATCGAGAGGTTCCGCCGACAGGCGCTCGAAACCCGACAGGCCGGACAGGCCACCAACAACCGCTCCATGCAGCTCGTGCTGGACGCGGTGATCGTCCCGACCACGTCGGCGATCCTCAAGTTCCGTGACGACGCCGGGGCCCAGCGTGCCGGCCGCCGCCACACCGCCGCCCGCTTCTTCGCCGGGATCGAGGCGGAGGCGCTGGCCTTTATCGCGGCCAAGCTCCTGCTCGACGGGATCGCTCAAGCCCAGAACGTGACCCGCCTCGCGGTCCGGATCGGCTCCACGGTCGAGATGGAGCAGCGCCTCGACGCCTTCTCGAAGCACGACGCGAAGAACTACAAGGGCACCACGAAGTGGCTCGACGGCCAGACCGACCATCTGGAGCACCGCCGCAAGACGCTCATGCGGATGCTGGCCGAGCACGGGGACAATTGGGACTGCTGGACCGACCGCGACCGGCTGCTCGTCGGCCTCAAGCTGATCGAGCTGGTCTGCCAGTCGTCGGGCCTGTTCGAGGTCCACACCAACTCCCGCAAGAAGCGCGTCGAGACCACCATCGAACCCACCCAGAGGTTCCGTGACTGGCTCGCTTCCCTGGACACGCAGTTCGAGCTGATGGCCCCGGAGTTCCTCCCCTGCGTGGTCCCCCCAAAGGACTGGACGGGGCTCTCGGCGGGCGGCTACCTGACGAACACCTTCGTCCACCCGCTCCCGCTCGTGAAGACCCGCCACAAGGCGCACCGGGACGCGCTCAAGAAGGCGGACCTGTCGTTCGTCATGGAGCAGGTGAATGTCGTTCAGCGGACGGCGTGGGCGGTCAACGATCGCGTGCTGGAGGTCGCCAAGGCCCTCATGGGCACCGGAAGCGAGGTCGCGGGCCTGCCCCCGATGAGCGACCGGCCGATCCCCTCCAAGCCTGCCGACATCGACACCAATGAGGAGGCGCGGCTGGCGTGGCGGAAGGCTGCGGCCCCGATCTACCGCTTCAACCGGACCATCGTGTCGAAGCGGCTCCTCTCGCTCAAGGCGGTCGGCATCGCCGAGGAGTTCGCGAAGTACCCGGCCATCTACTTCCCCCACCAGCTCGACTTCCGGGGGAGGGCCTACGCTGTCCCCCAGGTGCTCAACCCGCAGGGCAGTGACCTCGCGAAGGGGCTCCTCCAGTTCGCCGAGGGGGACCCGCTCACCTACCCCGAGCAGGATGAGTGGTTCCTGATCCATGGTGCCAACTCGTTTGGGGTCGACAAGGTGTCGTTCATCGAGCGCATCGAGTGGACCTACGACAACGCCGCGCACATCATGCAGGCCGCGCAGTCTCCGCTCGACTACCTCTGGTGGGCCGAGGCGGACAGCCCGTTCGTCTTCCTTGCGTGGTGCTTCGAGTACCTCGCATGGACGCAGGCCAAGATCACCGGGGAGGGTTTCCGCACCCGCATCCCGATCGCCATGGACGGGTCCTGCAACGGGCTCCAGCACTACTCGGCGATGCTGCGCGACCCGGTGGCCGGTGCGGCGGTTAACCTCGTCCCGAGCGAGAAGCCACAGGACATCTACAAGGAGGTGGCCGATAGGGTGATGGACAACCTCCACCATATCGCCATGTCTGAGCATCGCACGGACGCCGGATATGCCACCGAGGAGGACCGCAACGAGTGGGCTCTGGCGAACCAGTGGGGGGCCTTCGGCATAGACCGGAAGCTGACCAAGCGGCCCGTCATGGTGCTCCCGTACGGCGGCACCCAGCGGTCGTGCTTCCAGTACGTGCAGGAGGCTGTCGAGGCTCGCATCCTCTCAGGGCAGGACAATCCCTTCGGGGACGAGCTGCCGGCCGCCGTGCAGTGGCTTGCCGCCCGCGTCTGGGAGGCAATCGGGGAGGTCGTCCTGTCCGCCCGGCTGGCGATGGGGTGGCTCCAGGACGTGGCCCGCGTGGTTACCAAGGAGGGGCTCCCCATCCAGTGGACCGCGCCGAGCGGCTTCGTCGTCGTTCAGGCGTACCCTGAGCTGACCTCGCAGCGTATCGACACGACGCTCCTCGGGTCGCGGTTCGCGCCGCGCCTCAACAACGAGAACCCCGACGTTCTCGACCGCCGCCGACAGGTGAACGGGATCGCCCCGAACTTCGTGCACTCTCTCGACGCCGCCGCGCTGATCCTCACGGTCGCCAAGGCGCACGGCCGGGGGATCACGAAGTTCGCCATGATCCACGACAGCTACGGCACCACCGCCCACCACGCGCCCGCGCTCGCGCAGGCCATCCGTCAGACCTTCCTCGAAATGTACGAGCCGGCCGACACGCTGGACAAGTTCAAGGAGGAGGTCGTCCCCGCGCATCTGGCAGATCGCGTGCCGTCCAGCCCGATGGTCGGAGGTCTTGACCTCTCCGCCGTGCTGCGCAGTGCATATTTTTTTGCCTAG
- a CDS encoding aldo/keto reductase: MQMRPLGRTGLSIAPLVFGGNVFGWTADKATSFDLLDRFVDAGFNAIDTADVYSRWAPGHSGGESESVIGEWMKARNARDKVVVITKVGSDMGSGRRDLSKAYIVKAVEESLRRLQTDVIDLYLSHWPDPETPHAETLSAYDDLLKAGKVRSVGCSNLDAAQLRSALDVAKAEGLPRYEVLQPELNLYDRSSFDGPLSELTTTEGLGVITYFSLAKGFLSGKYRSAADLGKSPRGGGIGGYLEPRGFAILDALDTVSARHGARPAEVALAWIMARPDVTAPIASATTVEQLNSLMKAAGLALDADDMALLEKASAPA, encoded by the coding sequence ATGCAGATGCGTCCCCTCGGCCGAACCGGCCTGTCCATCGCGCCGCTGGTCTTCGGCGGCAACGTGTTCGGCTGGACCGCCGACAAGGCGACGTCCTTCGACCTGCTCGACCGGTTCGTCGACGCCGGCTTCAACGCCATCGACACGGCCGACGTCTATTCGCGCTGGGCGCCAGGCCATTCTGGCGGCGAATCGGAGAGCGTGATCGGCGAATGGATGAAGGCGCGCAACGCCCGCGACAAGGTCGTCGTCATCACCAAGGTCGGCTCCGACATGGGTTCCGGCAGGCGCGACCTGTCGAAGGCCTACATCGTGAAAGCGGTCGAGGAGTCGCTGCGCCGGCTCCAGACCGACGTGATCGACCTCTATCTCTCGCACTGGCCCGATCCCGAGACGCCCCATGCGGAGACGCTTTCGGCCTATGACGACCTGCTGAAGGCCGGCAAGGTCCGCTCCGTCGGCTGTTCGAACCTCGACGCCGCGCAGCTGCGTTCGGCGCTGGACGTGGCGAAGGCCGAGGGCCTGCCGCGCTACGAGGTGCTGCAGCCGGAACTCAATCTCTACGACCGCTCCTCCTTCGACGGGCCCCTGAGCGAGCTGACGACGACGGAAGGCCTGGGGGTCATCACCTATTTCAGCCTGGCGAAGGGCTTCCTGTCGGGCAAATACCGCAGCGCGGCCGATCTCGGCAAAAGCCCGCGCGGCGGCGGCATCGGCGGCTACCTCGAACCGCGCGGCTTCGCGATCCTCGACGCGCTGGATACGGTTTCCGCCCGGCATGGCGCCAGGCCGGCCGAAGTGGCGCTCGCCTGGATCATGGCGCGCCCGGACGTGACGGCGCCGATCGCCAGCGCAACGACGGTCGAGCAGTTGAACAGCCTGATGAAGGCGGCGGGACTGGCCCTCGACGCGGACGACATGGCGCTTCTGGAGAAAGCGAGTGCCCCGGCCTGA
- a CDS encoding DUF1127 domain-containing protein, with translation MNLIRNYRNWRRYRETVTELGRLSNRELSDLGIARGDITFVARKAI, from the coding sequence ATGAACCTGATCCGCAACTATCGCAACTGGCGCCGCTACCGTGAGACCGTCACCGAGCTCGGCCGCCTGTCCAACCGCGAACTGAGCGATCTCGGCATTGCCCGCGGCGACATCACCTTCGTGGCCCGCAAGGCCATCTGA
- a CDS encoding GDYXXLXY domain-containing protein has product MTSGFRVVGAALLVAALQIGFLLALVEGRASILRDGREVLLNVEPVDPRDLLRGDYVRLGYSISTLDRSLFADPDALPAQDARILVRLAPGQDGLWQAVGARPDGAPAAVGDAGTVEIAGRIDGDPAGARTVRVTYGIERFYLPEGQGKPIERDLSVRPFRMLVAVAEDGQAQIKAFFDGQQRLFEEAPY; this is encoded by the coding sequence ATGACGTCCGGTTTCCGGGTGGTCGGCGCCGCGCTCCTCGTCGCCGCGCTGCAGATCGGCTTCCTCCTGGCGCTCGTCGAAGGCCGCGCGTCGATCCTGCGCGACGGGCGCGAGGTGCTGCTGAACGTCGAGCCGGTCGATCCGCGCGACCTGCTGCGCGGCGACTACGTCCGGCTCGGCTACTCCATCTCGACCCTCGACCGGTCGCTGTTTGCCGACCCGGACGCCCTGCCGGCGCAGGACGCCCGCATCCTGGTCCGGCTCGCCCCCGGCCAGGACGGCCTGTGGCAGGCCGTCGGCGCGCGTCCGGACGGGGCGCCGGCCGCCGTCGGCGACGCCGGCACGGTCGAGATCGCCGGCCGCATCGACGGCGATCCCGCCGGCGCGCGGACCGTGCGGGTGACCTACGGCATCGAGCGCTTCTATCTGCCGGAAGGGCAGGGGAAGCCGATCGAGCGCGACCTGTCGGTGCGCCCGTTCCGCATGCTGGTGGCCGTCGCCGAAGACGGCCAGGCGCAGATCAAGGCGTTTTTCGACGGTCAGCAGAGACTGTTCGAGGAGGCGCCTTACTGA